Proteins encoded by one window of Sphaerodactylus townsendi isolate TG3544 linkage group LG04, MPM_Stown_v2.3, whole genome shotgun sequence:
- the LOC125431583 gene encoding beta-1,3-galactosyltransferase 5-like isoform X1, with protein MHLMYLTKMIIKKKVSVFTMAFAIVGLSIFSMLNYTEILSFCQEATSIFKRKDSDFFKLPNIDCRRTPPFLVILVTSHPRQIKSRTAIRETWGKERVIAEKRIVTFFLLGNTSQPFDRLIVTTESSLYRDIIQKDFLDTYYNLTLKTLMGFEWIHKFCPQSSFVMKTDCDMFVNTYYLVELLSKRSQTTRFFTGILKMHDSPIRDPGSKWYVSKEEYPENKYPPFCSGTGYVLSTDVASHVYMVSQKVRFLKLEDVFVGMCLAELKIEPEVLHSEPTFFASRVEFSPCRYRKLITSHFVTAAEMLIYWTGLERSMVEECPEIQ; from the coding sequence ATGATCATCAAGAAAAAAGTCTCTGTTTTCACTATGGCATTTGCCATAGTTGGTTTAAGCATATTCTCAATGCTGAACTATACTGAAATCTTGTCATTCTGTCAAGAGGCCACGTCAATTTTCAAGAGAAAGGACAGTGATTTTTTCAAACTGCCCAATATAGATTGCAGAAGAACTCCACCATTCTTAGTAATACTTGTAACATCTCATCCTAGGCAAATTAAGTCTCGGACAGCTATCCGTGAAACATGGGGCAAAGAAAGAGTAATTGCTGAGAAACGCATTGTGACattttttctcctgggaaacacTTCACAGCCCTTTGACAGGCTTATTGTTACTACAGAAAGTTCGCTATACAGAGACATCATCCAAAAGGATTTTCTGGATACGTACTATAATTTAACGCTAAAGACATTAATGGGCTTTGAATGGATTCACAAATTTTGTCCACAGTCTAGCTTTGTCATGAAAACTGATTGTGATATGTTTGTTAATACCTATTACTTGGTAGAACTGCTTTCAAAAAGAAGCCAAACAACCAGATTCTTCAcaggtattttaaaaatgcatgataGTCCAATAAGGGATCCAGGGAGTAAATGGTATGTGAGTAAAGAAGAATACCCAGAGAATAAATACCCTCCATTTTGTTCAGGAACTGGTTATGTCTTATCTACTGATGTTGCTAGTCATGTGTACATGGTTTCACAAAAGGTtcgttttttaaaattggaagatGTGTTTGTAGGTATGTGCCTGGCTGAACTCAAAATTGAACCTGAAGTACTTCATTCGGAGCCAACATTTTTTGCATCCAGGGTTGAATTTTCTCCTTGCCGCTACAGGAAACTTATCACAAGTCATTTTGTCACTGCTGCTGAAATGCTCATATACTGGACTGGACTAGAGAGGTCCATGGTAGAAGAATGCCCAGAGATTCAATGA
- the LOC125431583 gene encoding beta-1,3-galactosyltransferase 5-like isoform X2 — MIIKKKVSVFTMAFAIVGLSIFSMLNYTEILSFCQEATSIFKRKDSDFFKLPNIDCRRTPPFLVILVTSHPRQIKSRTAIRETWGKERVIAEKRIVTFFLLGNTSQPFDRLIVTTESSLYRDIIQKDFLDTYYNLTLKTLMGFEWIHKFCPQSSFVMKTDCDMFVNTYYLVELLSKRSQTTRFFTGILKMHDSPIRDPGSKWYVSKEEYPENKYPPFCSGTGYVLSTDVASHVYMVSQKVRFLKLEDVFVGMCLAELKIEPEVLHSEPTFFASRVEFSPCRYRKLITSHFVTAAEMLIYWTGLERSMVEECPEIQ, encoded by the coding sequence ATGATCATCAAGAAAAAAGTCTCTGTTTTCACTATGGCATTTGCCATAGTTGGTTTAAGCATATTCTCAATGCTGAACTATACTGAAATCTTGTCATTCTGTCAAGAGGCCACGTCAATTTTCAAGAGAAAGGACAGTGATTTTTTCAAACTGCCCAATATAGATTGCAGAAGAACTCCACCATTCTTAGTAATACTTGTAACATCTCATCCTAGGCAAATTAAGTCTCGGACAGCTATCCGTGAAACATGGGGCAAAGAAAGAGTAATTGCTGAGAAACGCATTGTGACattttttctcctgggaaacacTTCACAGCCCTTTGACAGGCTTATTGTTACTACAGAAAGTTCGCTATACAGAGACATCATCCAAAAGGATTTTCTGGATACGTACTATAATTTAACGCTAAAGACATTAATGGGCTTTGAATGGATTCACAAATTTTGTCCACAGTCTAGCTTTGTCATGAAAACTGATTGTGATATGTTTGTTAATACCTATTACTTGGTAGAACTGCTTTCAAAAAGAAGCCAAACAACCAGATTCTTCAcaggtattttaaaaatgcatgataGTCCAATAAGGGATCCAGGGAGTAAATGGTATGTGAGTAAAGAAGAATACCCAGAGAATAAATACCCTCCATTTTGTTCAGGAACTGGTTATGTCTTATCTACTGATGTTGCTAGTCATGTGTACATGGTTTCACAAAAGGTtcgttttttaaaattggaagatGTGTTTGTAGGTATGTGCCTGGCTGAACTCAAAATTGAACCTGAAGTACTTCATTCGGAGCCAACATTTTTTGCATCCAGGGTTGAATTTTCTCCTTGCCGCTACAGGAAACTTATCACAAGTCATTTTGTCACTGCTGCTGAAATGCTCATATACTGGACTGGACTAGAGAGGTCCATGGTAGAAGAATGCCCAGAGATTCAATGA